GGTGATGGATAGAGGCCGGTGTCGTCGAAGGCGGGCACCCCGCTGCCGGTCGGCAGGAACACCCCGGCGTAGACCGTGTTCATCACCCGCACGGCCTCCTGACGGGCGTCCTCGGCCGCCTTCTGCCCGGCGACGTTGGTGACCGCGCGGCGCGGATCCAGCAGGGCCCCTTCGAGATCCGGGGGGCCGGATGGCGGTTGCGAGATCGAGGCCCGCAGCGTCTCCGCCGCGTCGTTGGCCTCGCCGAGCCGGTGGCCCACTTCGGCCATCACATCGGACAGGTGCCGGCCCAGTTCCTCGAACGCGCGCACCGCACCGGCGGCGGTGGTCGCCGCGCGGCCGCGCCAGCCGTCGGCCGCCGCGTCGCGAATCTCGGCGTGCGCCTGCTCCACCGCCTCCGCGACGGCCGTCGCCGCACCCTCCCAGGCCTGCCGGCCCGCGGTCAGCACGGTCGGATTCAGCTGTGCCACACCACGATGGATGTCCGCGTAGGCGAGATGCTCGAAAACCTCCGCGGTGGGCGCGTAATCGGGATCGGTCCGGTCGGTGGCGCCGGGGCCGTCGATCTTATGCATGCGCGATCCCCGCTCCGTCCGACGCGAAATCCGTTGCGGCGCCGAGCCGCCCGATGGCGGTGGCCATCGCGGTGTCGTGATCGGTGTAGGCGGTGGCGCCGGCGCGCAGGGTCTGCGCCAGCCGACGCGCGGCATCGGCGTAGTCCTGCAACCGATCGGCGGCCTGCACCGCCTTCTCCTCGAAGCCGTGCCGCAGCGCGTCGCCGGATCCGAAACCGCCGAAACCGGGCAGCGACACCGCCGTTCGCACGATCCGCAGCTGTGCCTCGATCTGGTCGGCGAGCTCGTCGTAGCGATGCGCGCAGCGCTCCATCGTGCCGTCGGCGACGAGCATCCCGTCGACCCACAGCTCACCGTCGCCGACCGCGCGCGTCAGTGCCGCGACGTCGTTGCGCAGACTCCCGGGCTCCTGTGATTGCACCGGTCCCCCTTGTTCGTCGGGCTCACCTCATCGGCGCCGCACCGGCTGCGCCACCACGACATCCCGAATCCACTCGATGATATCGGCGGTCACCTGGGCATGCACCGGTTCGTGGAGCAGATCGTGCCCGGCGTCGGCATACTCGCGGAACCTGGCCAGCGGCTGCTGCCCGGTCCAGCCCCGTACCGGCTCGATCGGTGCGCGCCGGTCGTCGGACCCGTGCAGGATCAGCGCCGGCACCCCCTCCTGCATGTCGGGGACGACGACGGTCGCCCGCTCCGGGACCCCGGAGGCCACCACGCCCGCGCACGCGAACCGGCCGTACAGCGCGGTGCCCGCGCCGAGTGAATGACCCACCACGACCAGCGGCAGATTCGGCCGCGCGGACCGGATCAGGTCGAGCAGCTGCTGGGCGTCGACCGCGAGATCGTCCACCACACCGGGTGATTCGGGATCACCCTCGCTGAGACCCTGACCCGCGGTATCCAGGCCCCACACCTCGAATTGCGCCGCGCCCAGAGCGCGTGCGAACCGATGGTAGTGACCCGTGTGCTGGCCGATCCCCGGCAGCAGTGCGACCACCACCTCCGGATCCTCGACCGCCCACCGCCGATAATGCATCCGGCCACGGGCACCCTCGAAAAACGGCATTACCAACTATCCTTTCGAAGCCGCTTGTTGCGCCGAACATCATCCGGCGTTCAACCCCCCGTCGCCAACCCCCGCCGTATCGGGACCGCGACGAGCTCGAGGGGCACGACCGGTCCGGCCGGCCTCAGCCGCCGAGTCGCGCGCGCACCAGTTGCGGGCCCGCGGTCGCGGTCGGTGGCCGCCCCAGGTAGCGCTGTGCCAGCGCTACCGCGGGGACGTTTTCCATCACACGGAATCCGTTGTCCTGCAACAGTTCCGAGACATCATCAGGGGTGAAGAAGCTGATCCAGCGTTCCCCGATGGCAGCCAGCCGGCGATCCCGCGCGGCGGCCGCCGCCTGCTGTTCCGGCGTCGGATCCGGCCGTGGCAGACCATAGTCGAAGACAACTTCGCTGCCACCGGCGAGCCCGCCGAGCGCCCGAAGTGTGTCCGAGATCGCGTCGGCGGTGAGGTACACGGTGACCCCCAGCCAGATCACGAACACCGGGCTGCGTTCGTCGAGACCGGCTGCGGGCAGGGCCGATTCGAGTGCGTCGCGCTCGAAGTCGACCGGTACGTACGTCACCGACGCCGGGACCTCGATACCCGCGTCCGCGAGCCGCTGCCGCTTCCACTCCTGGGTGGCCGGATGGTCCACCTCGAACACCCGCAGCCCCGGGAACGGATTGCGGTAGGCGAAGGTGTCCAGGCCCGCGCCCAGCACCACCACCTGGCCGACGCCGGCCTCGACCGCCTCGGCCAGCGCGTCCTCGGCGTACCGGGACCGCGCCGCGATGAACAGGCGCATCCGCCGGCGCGCGTCCTCGTCGAGGTACTCACCCGCCGCGCCGTCGCCGGCGATGACCCGGGCCAGCGGGTCACGGAAGACCGCACCGCGCTCGAGTTCCTGATGGTCCGCGCGATACCGTGCGGCGCTGTAGGCGGTGCGGCTCGGTTCTCCGGTCTGCACGGGCACTCCTTTTGCTACGCTCGGGGCGAGCCTACCGATATCCCGCCGCGTTCGGGGCCGCTACCGACGCGCGGTGGCGACACACCCCCCGCGCGCCACGCCGTGCGACCTCGACTGATTACGCTGGTCGCGACCGACGCACGCCAAGGTGCGACGGCCGCGTGCGGGTGTCCGGACACAGGAGGCCGCGAGTGATGCTGTTCGGTGATCGGGTCGTGTGCACCGCCGGTGATCTGGCGGCCGCGGCTCGATGCGAGTTCGCGCTGTTGCGCGCGCTCGACGCCGAAGTGGGTCCGATGTCGTCGGGCCCCGCGGCCGTTCCCGAACCGGTCGAAACACGGGAGCTATCGGACAGCGAACTATTCGGCGCCGGTCATACCGGCGACGCCGACCGGGTGGTCCGTATCGCGCCACCGGCCGCCGGCTCCCCCGGCGATTCGGTCGCCGCCCGGCTCGAGGCCCACCGGCGCACCCTCGACGCCCTGCACGCCGGGGCGGATGTCGTCCTCGGCGCAACCTTCCTCGACGGTGATTTCGTCGCCACCGCCACCGCGTTGGTCCGCCTGCCCGCCACCGGTCCCCATCAGATGCACCCGCCGCTGCCGACCCCGGGCAACGAGTCGTCCCTCGACACGCCGCCCCTGGTGCCCGGCCCGGTGGTCCCTCGGATCGACGGCGGTGGTTCATCGGGAACGGTCGCCGGCCGTTCCGAAGCGCACTCGTTCGGCGATTTCCCGGCTATTTCTTTTCCGGAGTCGTTCGTGCCGGAACCCGCGGCATCGGTTCCCGGCGATCCGGCGCACACCCGATCGGTGCCGGGCGAGTATGCGGGGACCGCGACCGGTCCGTTCACGACCGCCGAGCTCGAACGCGGTACGGCCGCGCGGTATTTCGCCGGCCGGCCGGCCGAATTCCGGATCCGCGAATTCGATACCGACCGGCCGGATGGTGATGTGTCACCACAGCGGAGTGCGCACGCCGCGGGTACGGACGTCGCGGGTACGGACGTCGCGAGTGCGAACGTCGCGAGTGCGAACGTCGCGAGTGCGAACGTCGCGAGTGCGAACGTCGCGAGTGCGAACGCCACGGGTGCGGACGTCGCGAGTGCGAACGCCACGGGTGCGGACGTCGCGGGTGCGGACGTCGCGGGTGCGGGCATCGCGCGTGCGGGCATCGCGAGTGCGGGCATCGCGCGTGCGGGCATCGCGCGTGCGGGCATCGCGGGTGCGCACGGAGCAAGCACCGACCGAGCGGGTGCGGTCGAAGTTGGTGCCGACTCCACAGGTGCGGACGGAGTCGGTGCGGTCGGTGCGGGTGCGGTCGGTGCGGGTGCGGACCGAGCCGGTGCGCAAGGAGCAGGTGCGGATCGAGTCAGTGCAGGTGCCGACGCCGCGGGTGCGGACGAGTCCGGCGGGCGTCCGGAGCGTGAGGCGATGCATCCGGCGCAGGGGATGTTCGAGGTGCCCGGGATACCGGCGGAGGTGGAGCCGGGCCGGGTCGACGGGCAGTGGACGATGTCGATGCTGGTCGGCGACGGGTATGCCGTGGACCGGATCATCGACGGAGATGCGTTGGGGGCCACCGGTTCCGGTGTGGTCGATCAGCCGGTCGAGGAGCCCGTGGCCGACGGCGACGCGCACGACGGGGACCGTTATCTGCTGTACGCGGCGGTGCGCGGCGACGGTGAGGTGGCCGCGCTGATCGAACTGGCCGCCTGCGCGGAGATGTTGCGGCGCAACGGTTTCGTGGCCGATCCGGAGGTCCGGCTGCTGTTGCCGGACGGCACCCGGCGGGCCCGGTCGCTGGACCGGGCGGTGACGGTGTACGCCGCGCGCCGCCGCCGGCTGGAGCGCATCCTCGACGAGAAACAGAACGAACTGCTGCCGGTGCAGTGGGGTGATCGCCGCTATCTGGCGTGCGGGCGATGCCCGACCTGTACCGCCGAACTGGTGGCCGGGCGCGATCTGCTCCTGGTCGCCGGGATGCGACCGGCGGTCCGGGCGCAGTTGCGCGAGGCCGGGATCACCACGGTCGAGCGGCTGGCCGCCGCCGACGGGGCCGTCACCCGGGTCGCGGCGCACACCTTCGGCGCGCTGCGGCGGCAGGCCGAACTCCAGGTGCAGCGCGAGCGGACCGGCCGCGCCGCCTACACGGTGACCGACGCGAACGCCCTCGGCACGCTGCCGGACCCCTCGCCCGGTGACGTGTTCCTCGCCGTCGCCGGATCCTCGGCCGGCGTCGGCGTACTCGCCGCGCACACGCCGGAGGGCGGTTCGCCCGCGCTGTTGTTCCATCCGTTCGATGTGTACGACGATCCGGCGACGCTGCCGCAGTTCCTGATCGACCGCTGCCAGCGCCATCCCGGCCTGCGGATCTACCACTACCGCAGCGATGCCCGGCGACTGCTGACCGAACTGTCGGCCCGCTACGGCGCCGACGAGGACGCCACCGCCGAACTGCTGGGCCTGCTGGTCGATCTGTATCCGGTGGTGCGCACCGCGACGATCATCGGCCTGCGGTCCTACGATCTGCCGGCGGTGGTCGCGCACCTCGCCGCGGAAACCGGTCCGGCGGGCGAGGATCCGGAGTCGGACTGTGCCCGGTTGCGCTGGTTACGCGGCCGGCTCGGCGAACTGGCTGCGGCGCACCACATTCCGCTGGGGCACGCGCCGATCACCACGGTCGCCGAGCCGGTACCCGCCGTCGAGGCCGCGCTGCGGGAATTCGCCCTGTCCACCGGGCCGGACGACGGCACCGACCTCGGCGCCGACCGGGCGCCGGGCCGCCGGGCGGCCGCCCTGATGGCCGCGGTACTCGGCTATCACCGGCGGGAACGGCAGCCGCTGCACTGGGCGCACGCCGATCGGCTGCACGGCCCGGTGGACGAATGGGACGACGCCCCGGGCGTGCTGGTGTCGGACTGGGGCAGCGTGGACACCAAATGGCACAGCACCGGCCGCCCGCCGATGCGCCGCTATCTGACCCTCACCGGCCGGCTCGGCAGCGGCAGCACCCCGTCGCCGGGTTCGCCGGTGCTGACCCTCTACGACCGGCCCGCGCCGGGTATGCGCGCCGAACCCGGCCGCCGGGCCGTGGCCCGCGCCACCATCCTCGGCTGCGCGCTGGACGGCAATTTCGACGATGCGGTCCGGATCGAGGAGCAGTTGCCCGGCGACTGCGACCCGTACGACGAACTACCGGTCGCGATCGTGCCCGGTCCGCCCGGTCGCGACGAGAACATCGCGGCCACACTGGAATTCACCGCACACCAACTGCTGGTCAGCCTGCCCGGGATACCGGCCACCGCGGCCTTCGATCTGCTGTGCCGGCGGCCGCCGCGGCGGCGTTCCGGCGCCGCGCTGCCCGAGGTGTTCGGCGACCACGCGGCCGCGATCACCGCCGCGGTACTCGACCTGGACGATTCGTATCTGGCGGTGCAGGGCCCGTCCGGCACCGGGCGGACCGATACCGCGGCGCGGGTGATCGAGCGGCTGGTCACCCGGCACAAATGGCGCATCGGCGTTGTGGCGCAGACCCATTCGACCGTCGAACAACTCCTGGACGCGCTGGTGCGGGTCGGGGTGCTGCCCGAACTGGTGGCGAAATCGGAGGCGCAGGCGGTGGCGGCGGAGTGGCTGGCGATCGCCCCGGCGCGCTATGCCCGCTTCCTGGACAACGCGGTCAACGGCTGCGTGATCGGCGGGCTGCCGGGCGATTTCGCCGACGACGAGCGGGTCGCCGCCGGTGCGCTGGATCTGCTGGTGATCGCCGACGCGGGCGGGTTCCCGCTGGCCGACACCCTGGCCGTGGCCGCCGGGGCCCGCAATCTGCTGTTGCTGGGCGATCCGGCGCCGTTGTCCGGCAACGGTATTCATCCCGAACCGGTACAGGAATCGGCGCTCGGCCGCCTGGTCGGCGACGCGCCCACGCTGCCCGGGGAATTCGGCTACTTCCTGGATCGCACCTGGCGGATGCATCCGCGGCTGTGCGGCCCGGTGTCGCGGCTGCGCTACGGCAATCGGCTGCGCTCGAACGAGATCGTCACGCTGGCACGCGATCTGGCCGGGGTGCCGGCGGGGGTACGGACCGCGGCGGTCCAGCATCACGGCAACAGCACCGAATCCGCCGAGGAGGCAAGGGAAATCGTGCGCCGGGTGCGCGCGCTGCTCGGCCTGCCGTGGCGGCAGGGTGCGGTGACCCGGCGGCTGCACCCGCACGACATCCTGGTGATCACGCCGTATCACGCTCAGGTGGCGCGCATCCGGACCATGTTGTCCCGCGCCCGCATCGAGGATGTACTGGTCGGCACCGCGGACCGGTTCCGCGGTCGCGAGGCGGCGGTGGTGCTGATCTCGATGACCACCTCCTCGCCCGCCGACGCACCGCACGGTATCGATGCGCTGCTGTCGCGGCACTGGCTCACCGGCGCGGTCTCGCGCGCGATGTGGACGGCGGTCATCGTGCATTCGCCGCTGCTCGCGGAATATCTGCCCGAGACCCCGGAGCAACTCGACGACCTCGCCGCCTTCCTGGAGCTGTCCGCGGGCTGAACGGCTAGCCGAAGTTGCGGCCCTCGCCGCGGTAGGTCGGCACCGGGGTACGGGCGCCGTCGGCGTCGACGAGGTGCACGGTGTCGAACCGCTCGCAGAGTTCACCGGCCTTGGCGTGCCGGAACCAGACCCGGTCGCCGATGGTGGTCAGCGCGCCGGCATTGCTCAGCGGGGTCTGCACCTCACCGGCTCCCTCGGTGCCGATGAGCTGTAATGCCTTGGGCCACACCGGCTTCGGCACCCGGGACGCACCCGCGGGGCCGGAGGCGATATAGCCGCCGGAGTAGACGGTGGCGATGCCCGGCGCCGGCAGCCGCAGCACCGGCTGCGCGAAGAACAGCGCCGGGCGCGGGTGGAAACTGCGGTAGCCGTCGAACAGCGTGGGCGCGTACAGCCCGGATCCGGCGGTCACCTCGGTCACCTCGGAGTCGGCGACGCTCACCTCGACCGAGCCGCTGCCGCCGCTGTTGACGATCTCCAGCGGGCCGGTCACCGAGCGCACCGCGTCCAGCACCTGCCGCCGCCGGCCGCCGATCTCGGCCGCCGAGGCGCGCTTGACCAGCCGCACCGCGGGGCTGGTGTCCGGCAGCCCGGCGATCTGCGCCTCGTAGGTCATGATGCCGACGACGTCGAAGCCGCGGTCGACGGCCGCTTGTGCCAGCCGCGCTGCCTGGTCGGGGGTGCGGATCGGCGAACGGCGCACGCCGAGGTGGAATCGGCCGACGCGCAGGGAGGCGTCGATGTCCAGGCAGATCCGGGGACGCACCAGGTCGGTGCCGACGGCGGCCCGGATCAGCTCCAGCTGGGCGATATCGTCGATCATCAGCGTGACGGACGCCAGCAGGGTGGCGTCGGCGCCGAATTCGGCCAGCGCGGCGCGGTGCACCGTGGGATAACCCAGGAGGACGTCGCGGGCGCCCCCGCGGACCAGCCAGATCGCCTCCGGCAGCGAATAGCCCATGATGCCGGCGAATCCACCGGCGGCGGTGAGATCGTCGCCGAGCACCTCGGCGAGGACCGCGCGGCAGCGCACCGATTTGCTGGCCACCCGGATCGGCACGCCGCGGGCGCGGCGGACCAGGTCCGCGGCATTGGCACGCAGGGCGGTGAGATCCAGCGCGGCCAGCGGCGGATCCAGATCGGCGGTCGCCGCGTGCAGGCCGGCGATCGTGGACACGTCTGTCACGAGTCCCACTGAAGCTCTGTCACGAGTCCCACTGAAGCATGAAACTGGTCATGCGTCCAGTTTCATGGGCCGGGCTGGTCAGCGGTCGACGGCCTTGGCCGACAGGCAAGTCACCAGATCGTCGAAGACCACCAGCAGGGTCTCCTCGTCGTTGGTGGCCAGCCAGCGCAGTATCGCGCCCTGCATGACCGACATGGAGTACGCGGCGATCGAATCGACCGGCTCCAGCCACTGGGTGCCCGAGCGCTGCGCGCACATGTTCAGGAAGGCCACGGCCTCGGCGTCCATATCGCGGAACCGGGCGGTGATCCCCGGATCCGAGAAACAGCTGCCGCGGTTCTCCCAGCGCCGCCGCAATGCGGCGATCGTGGACTCGTAGCCGCGGATCTGCTTCTCCGGCTCGTCGGTGATCGACGGCCAGAAGGCACTCACGCCGGCGTGGAGCAGAACCCGCAACGCCCTCGTGCCGGTGCAGTCGAGTGCTTCGGCCGCCTTCTCGACCGCGATTTCGATCGACGGCCGGGGCCGGACGATCACTTCTCTGCTTGCACTCAACGCTGACTCCCTCGGGCGGACAACTCTCGCGCACTTACCTCTTCCGAAGCACTGGCTTGCCTGCGCGTCTCAGGCGACGGGCATCGATCCTCGTTGATCGCCCCGGTCGCCAACCCGGCCGACCCGTTCACCATCCGTCAATGTTAACGATTTTTCTGGATTCGTGACCAGGATCGATACCGATAACAGACCGTAAGAATGTTTTGTTACCTATTCGGTACCCTGCCGCGACCGACCGGAGACGCGATGTCCACATTCGCGGCGAGGCGCACCGGCGCCACCTGGACAATCGTATGAAAGCGCGCAGACTACCAGACGGGCACCCCCCGTTCTGTGGCGTAGAACACATATTCCCGGTGCCGGAGGCAGGTGTCGCGCCCACTGTTTCGGGGAACGACACCCGGGCGACACCGCCGGAGACCTAGCCTGGATTGGTGAGTCACGATCAGTTCCTCCTGTCCGGCACCTTCAACTTCCGCGACGTCGGCGGGCTGCGCGCCGCCGACGGCGCGAAGGTTCGCAGCGGGGTGCTGCTGCGCTCGGCGCAGTTGACCCGGCTCGACGACGACGGCCGGGCCACCCTGCGCAAACTGGACGTCGCCACCGTGCACGATCTACGCGGCCCGACGGAGATCGAACATCTGGGCGCCGACGCGCTGCCCGACGGGGTGCGACTGGTCGTGGCGCCGTTCGACCCGAACCTCGGCCAGACGCCCCCGCACGAGATCCCGCCGCAGGAGGTCCAGGTCGCCCCGCGCGACGGCCGCCACGAGATGCAGGAGGTGTACCGCTCCTTCCCGCTGATGCCGCAGGCCGGCGTGGCCATCACCGGTATCGCCGAATCGCTGGTCCGCGCGGACGGTGCGGTGCTGGTGCACTGCGCCGCGGGTAAGGACCGCACCGGCTGGGCCGTCGCCACCCTGCTGCGCGCGGTCGGCGTGATCGAGGCCGCCACCGTCGAGGACTATCTGCGCAGCAATGCCGCCGTCGACGCGCTGCGCGAGGACGTGGCCCGCAACAGCGGCGGCAGCCTGCCGCTGGACGTGCTCGGGGTCAGCGCCGACTACCTCGCCGCCGCAACGGATTCCATGCAGACCCACTACGGCGATCTGGACGGCTACCTGGAGGCGATCGGGCTCACCGAGCAGCTGCGCACCGCACTGCGCGCGCGCCTGTTGCAGTGATCGGTCACCGCCGCGGTTCGGGGCGGGAGGTGCACCGGACCAGGCCGGTGCCATCGATGCTGACCTGGTTGCCGGTGTGGAACCAGGTTCCGGTGAACCGGGATTCGGTGGCCGCCGGATCTTTCCAGTAGCGGCGGGAGACATTCGGCCCGCGGCACAGCAATTCGCCCCGGCCGGCCTCGGCGCCCGGTCCCCACAGCGCCAGTTCCGTTCCGCCGAAAGGGAATCCGAGGATGCCGGCGCCGGGCAGCGCGGCGCCGTCGATGGTCGCCAGGCCGATACCGCTGGTCTCGGTGGCGCCCCATACCGACCACTGCCGGGCCAGCGGGAACAGCTCGCGCAACGCGGTCGCCATCCGGTCCGAGGCGTCGGCGCCCGCTCCGGGCGGTTCGGCGCGCTGCCCGGCGGTACAGATCTGCCGCACCCCCTCGGCGTGCAGTCCGGCCAGCGCGGGCAGCAGCCCGGCGAACATCCGGCGGGTCGCCGAGACCTGGTCGATCCGTTCCGCCACAACGGCTTCCGCGGCACGGGCGGGGTCGGGAGCGAGCACCACCGTGCCGCCCACGGCGAAGGTGGGCAGCAGTTGGTCCACGCATCCGCCCGCATGGGCCAGCGGCAGCAGCACCAGATTGCGCAGTCCGTCGGTGGGCAGATCCAGCGCGCCCACCATCGAGCGGATGGCCGACAGCAGATTCTCGTTGGTCAGCTCCACACCCCTCGGCGGGCCCGCGTCGCCGTCGGCGGTGTAGCACAGCAGTGCCAGCTCGGACAGGGACGCGCCGTCGTCGATGTAGGCGGCGCCGTCCGGCAGCGATCCGCCGGCCTCGAGCACGAAATCCGCGCAGCTGTCCGAGAGTACTTGGGCCGCAGCGGCTTCGGACAGCCCGTCGGGTACCAGCACCGGCACCGCGCCGGACAGCATCGCACCGAGGAAGGCGCGCACCCAGCGGGCGCCGACCGGCATCCGGATGGCGACCCGGTCGCCGTAACCGATGCCGCGTTCCTGCAGCCCGCCGGCGATCCGGGAGGCCGAATGCCACAACTGGCGATACGTCAGCCGCGGCCCGCCGATCTCGACCACGGCCTCCCGGTTGCCGAACGCGTGCACCTGGACGTCGAGCAGTTCCGTGACCGCGGGACTGAGGTTGCCGTACCGCAGCACGCCGTCGGCGCCGCGGGCAAGGGGGTTGTCGCACCATGGATCTCGCGGCACGGGGTACTCCACCAACAAGTGCGACATGCGTCCCTCCGAGTGCCTCGATGCGGCGGCACTTTCGACTATATGACGCAGATCACAGCTATGTCGGCATAGTTACGTAAAGACCATGTCACCTTCCGGTGTACTGCGCCTTGCCCGGACCGTCGGTGAGGAAACTCCGCACCGCGCCGCACAGATCCGCGGTCGCGAAGAGTTCGCCGGAGACCTCCGGGGTCACCGAATCCGCTTGCGCCACACCGCCGGAACGCCAGGCCTCGATGATCTTCTTGGTGGCCGCGTGGGCCCGGGTGGGGCCGTCGGCCAGGCGCGTCACCAGTGCGCGGGCGGCGGCGTCGACATCGTCGTGCACGGCGTTGACCACACCCCACTCGGCCAGTGTGGCCGCGCCGTAGAGATCGGCGGTCATGACCAGTTCGCGGGCGCGGCCCGAGCCGGCGCGCTCGGCCAGCCGCTGCGGGCCGCCCATCGAGGGGGTCAGGCCCACCACGGTCTCCACCAGGCCGAACTTCGCCTTCGGTGCGGCCAGGATGATGTCGCAGGCCAGGGCGATCTCGAAGGCCGCGGTCAGGGTGAGGCCGTGCGCGGCGAACACCACCGGACAGGGCAGCGCCTCGATCGGGTGGATCACGCCGGCGAACAGCCGGCGCCACAGTTGCGCGCCCTCGGCCGCACTCAGCCC
This DNA window, taken from Nocardia sp. BMG111209, encodes the following:
- a CDS encoding type VII secretion target, coding for MQSQEPGSLRNDVAALTRAVGDGELWVDGMLVADGTMERCAHRYDELADQIEAQLRIVRTAVSLPGFGGFGSGDALRHGFEEKAVQAADRLQDYADAARRLAQTLRAGATAYTDHDTAMATAIGRLGAATDFASDGAGIAHA
- a CDS encoding SAM-dependent methyltransferase; this encodes MQTGEPSRTAYSAARYRADHQELERGAVFRDPLARVIAGDGAAGEYLDEDARRRMRLFIAARSRYAEDALAEAVEAGVGQVVVLGAGLDTFAYRNPFPGLRVFEVDHPATQEWKRQRLADAGIEVPASVTYVPVDFERDALESALPAAGLDERSPVFVIWLGVTVYLTADAISDTLRALGGLAGGSEVVFDYGLPRPDPTPEQQAAAAARDRRLAAIGERWISFFTPDDVSELLQDNGFRVMENVPAVALAQRYLGRPPTATAGPQLVRARLGG
- a CDS encoding class I adenylate-forming enzyme family protein, with protein sequence MSHLLVEYPVPRDPWCDNPLARGADGVLRYGNLSPAVTELLDVQVHAFGNREAVVEIGGPRLTYRQLWHSASRIAGGLQERGIGYGDRVAIRMPVGARWVRAFLGAMLSGAVPVLVPDGLSEAAAAQVLSDSCADFVLEAGGSLPDGAAYIDDGASLSELALLCYTADGDAGPPRGVELTNENLLSAIRSMVGALDLPTDGLRNLVLLPLAHAGGCVDQLLPTFAVGGTVVLAPDPARAAEAVVAERIDQVSATRRMFAGLLPALAGLHAEGVRQICTAGQRAEPPGAGADASDRMATALRELFPLARQWSVWGATETSGIGLATIDGAALPGAGILGFPFGGTELALWGPGAEAGRGELLCRGPNVSRRYWKDPAATESRFTGTWFHTGNQVSIDGTGLVRCTSRPEPRR
- a CDS encoding tyrosine-protein phosphatase, whose product is MSHDQFLLSGTFNFRDVGGLRAADGAKVRSGVLLRSAQLTRLDDDGRATLRKLDVATVHDLRGPTEIEHLGADALPDGVRLVVAPFDPNLGQTPPHEIPPQEVQVAPRDGRHEMQEVYRSFPLMPQAGVAITGIAESLVRADGAVLVHCAAGKDRTGWAVATLLRAVGVIEAATVEDYLRSNAAVDALREDVARNSGGSLPLDVLGVSADYLAAATDSMQTHYGDLDGYLEAIGLTEQLRTALRARLLQ
- a CDS encoding alpha/beta hydrolase, which codes for MPFFEGARGRMHYRRWAVEDPEVVVALLPGIGQHTGHYHRFARALGAAQFEVWGLDTAGQGLSEGDPESPGVVDDLAVDAQQLLDLIRSARPNLPLVVVGHSLGAGTALYGRFACAGVVASGVPERATVVVPDMQEGVPALILHGSDDRRAPIEPVRGWTGQQPLARFREYADAGHDLLHEPVHAQVTADIIEWIRDVVVAQPVRRR
- a CDS encoding bifunctional RecB family nuclease/DEAD/DEAH box helicase, which encodes MLFGDRVVCTAGDLAAAARCEFALLRALDAEVGPMSSGPAAVPEPVETRELSDSELFGAGHTGDADRVVRIAPPAAGSPGDSVAARLEAHRRTLDALHAGADVVLGATFLDGDFVATATALVRLPATGPHQMHPPLPTPGNESSLDTPPLVPGPVVPRIDGGGSSGTVAGRSEAHSFGDFPAISFPESFVPEPAASVPGDPAHTRSVPGEYAGTATGPFTTAELERGTAARYFAGRPAEFRIREFDTDRPDGDVSPQRSAHAAGTDVAGTDVASANVASANVASANVASANVASANATGADVASANATGADVAGADVAGAGIARAGIASAGIARAGIARAGIAGAHGASTDRAGAVEVGADSTGADGVGAVGAGAVGAGADRAGAQGAGADRVSAGADAAGADESGGRPEREAMHPAQGMFEVPGIPAEVEPGRVDGQWTMSMLVGDGYAVDRIIDGDALGATGSGVVDQPVEEPVADGDAHDGDRYLLYAAVRGDGEVAALIELAACAEMLRRNGFVADPEVRLLLPDGTRRARSLDRAVTVYAARRRRLERILDEKQNELLPVQWGDRRYLACGRCPTCTAELVAGRDLLLVAGMRPAVRAQLREAGITTVERLAAADGAVTRVAAHTFGALRRQAELQVQRERTGRAAYTVTDANALGTLPDPSPGDVFLAVAGSSAGVGVLAAHTPEGGSPALLFHPFDVYDDPATLPQFLIDRCQRHPGLRIYHYRSDARRLLTELSARYGADEDATAELLGLLVDLYPVVRTATIIGLRSYDLPAVVAHLAAETGPAGEDPESDCARLRWLRGRLGELAAAHHIPLGHAPITTVAEPVPAVEAALREFALSTGPDDGTDLGADRAPGRRAAALMAAVLGYHRRERQPLHWAHADRLHGPVDEWDDAPGVLVSDWGSVDTKWHSTGRPPMRRYLTLTGRLGSGSTPSPGSPVLTLYDRPAPGMRAEPGRRAVARATILGCALDGNFDDAVRIEEQLPGDCDPYDELPVAIVPGPPGRDENIAATLEFTAHQLLVSLPGIPATAAFDLLCRRPPRRRSGAALPEVFGDHAAAITAAVLDLDDSYLAVQGPSGTGRTDTAARVIERLVTRHKWRIGVVAQTHSTVEQLLDALVRVGVLPELVAKSEAQAVAAEWLAIAPARYARFLDNAVNGCVIGGLPGDFADDERVAAGALDLLVIADAGGFPLADTLAVAAGARNLLLLGDPAPLSGNGIHPEPVQESALGRLVGDAPTLPGEFGYFLDRTWRMHPRLCGPVSRLRYGNRLRSNEIVTLARDLAGVPAGVRTAAVQHHGNSTESAEEAREIVRRVRALLGLPWRQGAVTRRLHPHDILVITPYHAQVARIRTMLSRARIEDVLVGTADRFRGREAAVVLISMTTSSPADAPHGIDALLSRHWLTGAVSRAMWTAVIVHSPLLAEYLPETPEQLDDLAAFLELSAG
- a CDS encoding amino acid deaminase/aldolase; the encoded protein is MSTIAGLHAATADLDPPLAALDLTALRANAADLVRRARGVPIRVASKSVRCRAVLAEVLGDDLTAAGGFAGIMGYSLPEAIWLVRGGARDVLLGYPTVHRAALAEFGADATLLASVTLMIDDIAQLELIRAAVGTDLVRPRICLDIDASLRVGRFHLGVRRSPIRTPDQAARLAQAAVDRGFDVVGIMTYEAQIAGLPDTSPAVRLVKRASAAEIGGRRRQVLDAVRSVTGPLEIVNSGGSGSVEVSVADSEVTEVTAGSGLYAPTLFDGYRSFHPRPALFFAQPVLRLPAPGIATVYSGGYIASGPAGASRVPKPVWPKALQLIGTEGAGEVQTPLSNAGALTTIGDRVWFRHAKAGELCERFDTVHLVDADGARTPVPTYRGEGRNFG
- a CDS encoding TetR family transcriptional regulator; protein product: MSASREVIVRPRPSIEIAVEKAAEALDCTGTRALRVLLHAGVSAFWPSITDEPEKQIRGYESTIAALRRRWENRGSCFSDPGITARFRDMDAEAVAFLNMCAQRSGTQWLEPVDSIAAYSMSVMQGAILRWLATNDEETLLVVFDDLVTCLSAKAVDR